The following are encoded together in the Neospora caninum Liverpool complete genome, chromosome IV genome:
- a CDS encoding helicase, DEAD/DEAH family protein, related — translation MASVPVSSCLPGAPSGLVDWTRHMGEDDSTEVYRFAQWPIERKIVFFWSPLSIAFTNLKPVVPGHVLLVPKRVVPNFRHLTDAEVKDLFASARLVASLLTSKYKADSYAITLQDGRDSGQTVSHVHLHILPRFQGDLERKPGVDREEQKPRTRDDMADEATALREWMVHLSRSKTETYS, via the exons ATGGCGTCTGTGCCCGTGTCTTCTTGCCTCCCGGGCGCACCTTCGGGTCTTGTCGACTGGACGCGGCACATGGGCGAAGATGACTCTACAGAGGTCTACCGCTTTGCGCAGTGGCCGATTGAAAGAAAAatcgttttcttctggagTCCCCTCTCCATCGCGTTCACGAATCTGAAGCCTGTTGTCCCAGGCCACGTTCTGCTCGTCCCCAAACGCGTTGTGCCG AACTTCCGCCACTTAACAGACGCAGAAGTAAAGGATTTGTTTGCGAGTGCCCGTCTCGTGGCTTCTCTCCTCACCTCAAAATATAAAGCAGATTCGTACGCAATCACGCTCCAAGACGGTCGCGATAGTGGACAAACTGTGTCTCACGTTCATCTGCACATCCTTCCTCGGTTCCAAGGCGACTTAGAACGTAAACCTGGCGTCGATCGAGAAGAACAAAA ACCACGAACACGGGACGATATGGcagacgaggcgacggccCTCCGCGAATGGATGGTGCACTTGAGCCGAAGCAAAACAGAAACGTACAGTTGA
- a CDS encoding putative proliferating cell nuclear antigen produces the protein MFECTIEGLLLKRLMECLKEMVTDVNLICNAGGISLDSMDGSHVAVVDVRLDVDLFHKYRCDRPVQLGLSVPNLLLALQPVKSAETLVHLSSLHGDDEDDEEDTILHINIEDPESGDTWSMEVRLLDVESEQLEVPEHTEHEATAVVRSKELQDLVRYLNSLSESIVVKMDKTHMQLSARGDSVAASRKMQPEVRKRNFVSFLSLSFEGGGQRHSCQLFCDGESSKTRAFASCVSVSSWSLLCLTVSPLFSRVFHFLHPLVFGVRPL, from the exons ATGTTTGAGTGCACGATCGAGGGCCTGCTCCTGAAGCGGCTCATGGAGTGCTTGAAGGAGATGGTCACCGACGTGAACCTCATCTGCAATGCGGGCGGGATTTCTCTCGATTCCATGGACGGAAGCCATGTCGCAGTTGTCGACGTGAGACTCGACGTCGACCTGTTCCACAAATATCGATGTGATCGCCCTGTCCAACTCG GCTTGTCGGTTCCGaacctcctcctcgccttgcAGCCCGTCAAATCTGCAGAGACTCTCGTCcacctctcttccctgcatggcgacgacgaggacgatgaagaagacacCATTCTCCACATCAACATCGAAGACCCCGAAAGCGGAG acacctggtCGATGGAAgtgcgcctcctcgacgTTGAATCCGAGCAACTGGAAGTCCCCGAGCACACAGAGCATGAGGCGACGGCAGTCGTCAGATCCAAGGAGCTTCAGGATCTCGTCCGTTATCtcaactctctctctgaatCAA TCGTCGTCAAGATGGATAAGACCCACATGCAGCTCTCCGCTCGAGGCGACagcgtcgccgcttctcgcaaGATGCAACCGGAAGTGAGAAAACGAaacttcgtctctttcctctcatTGAGTTTTGAGGGTGGTGGGCAACGGCATTCCTGCCAGCTTTTCTGCGATGGCGAGTCATCGAAAACACGCGCATTcgcctcctgtgtctccgtgtcttcgtggagtctcctctgcctcaccgtctcccctcttttctctcgggtttTTCACTTTCTTCATCCCCTTGTTTTCGGAGTGCGCCCCTTGTGA